The Bacteriovorax sp. Seq25_V genome window below encodes:
- the era gene encoding GTPase Era produces MLIENQHPDNKSIVVAVLGAPNVGKSSLINYLIGMDLSIVTSKPQTTRNKFHCIMQVDRTEIVFVDTPGLHKSSQELNKRINQQAREGLEGADLNLLLIDLTKDVLNQFKEFVENINRDLGPTWVVFTKADRVENAENLPLDAVIEKAKELIPTIEKHFSLSSKTGDNVHLLTGALVDAAIPGPHFYEDGSISNKNQRFFATEYIREQAFELLKDELPYELAVVIEEYKDIKGKDNSFTSHISASILVNRPSQRAIVVGTKGSMIKEIGTGARKKIEAMTDGKVFLNLHVKVSPKWFKNNFVLEEIGLNRAQDSARVWKSK; encoded by the coding sequence ATGCTTATTGAAAATCAACACCCAGATAATAAGTCAATTGTTGTCGCTGTATTAGGAGCTCCAAACGTAGGAAAGAGTTCTTTAATTAATTACCTCATTGGGATGGATCTTAGTATTGTTACAAGTAAGCCACAAACAACGAGAAATAAGTTTCACTGTATTATGCAAGTAGATAGAACGGAGATCGTATTCGTTGATACTCCAGGTCTTCACAAGTCAAGCCAAGAGCTTAACAAGCGTATTAATCAACAGGCGAGAGAAGGACTAGAGGGGGCAGACCTTAACCTTCTTCTTATTGACCTAACTAAAGATGTTTTAAATCAATTCAAAGAATTCGTTGAAAATATTAATCGTGACCTAGGACCAACTTGGGTTGTGTTTACAAAAGCTGATAGAGTAGAGAATGCTGAAAATCTACCTCTTGATGCGGTTATTGAAAAAGCGAAAGAGCTTATTCCAACAATTGAAAAGCACTTTAGCCTATCCTCAAAAACTGGTGACAATGTCCACCTTTTAACTGGTGCACTTGTTGATGCTGCTATTCCTGGACCACACTTCTATGAAGATGGTTCAATCTCTAATAAGAATCAAAGATTCTTTGCTACTGAATATATTAGAGAGCAGGCATTTGAATTATTAAAAGACGAGCTACCATATGAGTTAGCGGTTGTTATCGAAGAGTATAAAGATATCAAAGGAAAGGATAATTCTTTTACTTCACATATCTCTGCTTCTATTCTTGTTAATCGTCCATCACAAAGAGCGATCGTTGTAGGGACTAAGGGATCGATGATTAAAGAAATCGGTACAGGGGCAAGAAAGAAAATTGAAGCAATGACTGACGGGAAAGTTTTTCTAAATCTACACGTTAAGGTTTCTCCAAAGTGGTTTAAGAATAACTTCGTACTTGAAGAAATTGGACTAAATAGAGCACAAGATTCTGCTCGTGTTTGGAAATCAAAATAA
- a CDS encoding ribonuclease III family protein yields MDNQFSAMLYEKSVLGTQCVRELFKAQDSLITLQKNINYTFKNLDLLFQAFTHRSFVHEYTREKLRNYERLEFLGDSVLGSYVALKLYSIFDEEKEGVLSKIKSSLVNETKLASIGKGLELQSMILLGKGELALGPTDSVISDVFEAVIGAISLDASNDVAFKTLDYIIGEFEKKNEITFFDANNASVFDPKTTLQEETMRRFKVLPEYLSSKNGEEFLVSVSVCGVKLHELTNISKKRAMKELAKYCLENNLLEQIKN; encoded by the coding sequence CAATGCTGTATGAGAAATCAGTATTGGGAACGCAGTGCGTACGCGAATTGTTTAAGGCGCAGGACTCATTAATTACACTTCAAAAAAATATCAATTACACATTTAAAAATCTCGATCTTTTATTTCAGGCGTTCACGCATCGTTCATTCGTGCATGAGTATACACGCGAAAAATTGCGTAACTACGAAAGGCTCGAGTTCCTTGGGGACTCGGTGCTTGGAAGTTATGTGGCACTAAAACTTTATTCAATCTTTGATGAAGAAAAAGAGGGCGTACTTTCAAAAATTAAAAGCTCACTTGTGAATGAGACAAAGCTTGCTTCGATTGGTAAGGGCCTTGAGTTGCAGTCAATGATTCTTCTTGGAAAGGGAGAGTTAGCGCTTGGTCCTACTGACTCGGTCATTAGTGATGTTTTTGAGGCCGTGATTGGAGCGATTTCATTGGATGCATCAAATGATGTGGCCTTTAAGACCCTTGATTACATTATAGGTGAATTTGAAAAGAAAAATGAAATCACTTTCTTTGATGCAAATAACGCTTCTGTTTTTGATCCAAAGACAACGCTACAAGAAGAAACGATGAGAAGATTCAAAGTTCTTCCTGAGTACTTGTCTTCAAAGAATGGAGAAGAGTTTCTTGTGAGTGTTTCTGTTTGTGGTGTGAAACTGCATGAACTCACAAATATTTCAAAGAAGAGAGCAATGAAAGAATTAGCAAAATACTGTTTAGAAAATAATTTATTGGAACAAATTAAGAATTAA